Within the Cydia pomonella isolate Wapato2018A chromosome 10, ilCydPomo1, whole genome shotgun sequence genome, the region ctgtctgtccgtgcgaggctttgctccgctgctgctagaaagctgcaatttggcatcgataattatatacaatgtcAATTATGCCAATGAGGTGGCAAAATAAAGTTTAGATTGTTTTGTAgtttaataatgaatatttttagaaataatcaccactaaagaaaaaatatggGGCCTCCCCTTGTAACTTTTTCCACAAAATAGATTACCTATCTGTTATGTGCTTTTTCTTAGGGCTTTAACCTTTTAACTACTGTCCTTAACCAGTAACCTTTTACACATtcaatatccagctcatttcgatgcagtctgataaataagacaaagcGTGGTGTAACTTACACGTAGTACCGGCGGCGAAACGAGCAAGCTCGATGAACAATtataagcggttaaaaggttaataaagatattcaatgaaaactacagCGAACTTGATCAGTTAAGCCGTTTTCGAATTCTCGCAAAAAGTCTTCCATTCTTAGTACAAAgtgctgcgaaggtactcccttttgcTTATTATGTACATGATGCGAGTACTTAGTACTTACTACCTAATAGTCCCCGTTCAAAGCAGTCTAttgtgacggacgggtaactacggaatcctgcactgagcatggcccgggCTCCCGCGgagctaccgcgaaaaccgaaactctctaattgcggggatctttctctctTACTTCAATGAaggtgtaattagagtgacagagtaAAATCtccacaatttgcgaacttcgattttcgcggttttaattttaaccccgacatgctcttggccggtattatatattaaagccATTGTTCAGAAACGAAACTTGTGCATTTATCTTGTACATCGCTCGCGTGCCCGTACATCCAGACATAGTCTGTTTCTCCTATCGATCAGATATAGAAACTTCTCTGTTGCCGTCTAATTAGTGGATTATACTTAAAATTTCCTGTAACTATATTGTTTGATTCATGGGGCCGGCAGccacactatttttttttacatttattattattttagttgactCGGGTGCTTTTATCACGTTGACGATATACCATTTTGCAGAGATCCCGCGCGAGTCACCTCGAAAGAATGCCCGATATGAGagctaaaaaaattatgacaacgTGGATGCCACAACAGAAATGCCTAGTGGTAAACCTAGATAAGATGgctggattgtgtgaaagaagATCTTGGGAGGATGAGGAAGTATACCAACAGGAGGAAGGTTGCCAAGGATCACGACAACTAGAGGAAGATAGTGGAGGAGGCCAAGACCCACAAAGGGTTGTAGCGCCATCGGTAGTAAGTAAGATATACCATTATGAAACTTAGTTTTATGTCATAATATGATAtgaataatgttatttaaaacatttttagctATTTTATATATCAATGGTATCTATATCATACCAAATTAAGCATGTCGTATGCTATAcgtattttaccattttgtgtCCCTTTTCTCCGTACATTTTTGCTGCTAACGTACTATTACAAGTATTACAACATGACAACGAAGCGCACAGCTCCTTTTTAAGCAACTAATGAAACGTCTACACTAAACAACGAGAGCTGATAGTTTCCTCAATTAACCGTATACAAACAATGTACAATAGAGACAATAGCAAGGAAATGCTTCATACCGATTgatcaatttaattatttggttATTTTGTTCGCAACTTAAAATATTGACATTACTTTATATTTTCTTAGTTACGCGTGTTAATAGACtcgataaaaaaacaaatcgaaACTTGATGTATCGGTCTAAAATGAACATCTCCCTActtcagtataaaataaacggattgttttgtatagTACAGCGGTTTTGAAacgttacaatttttttttcacaaagtGCGTGCACGCAATGATCGTGGAACTCATACGGGTACTGTTCTCAAAGGCTCTCGTGATTGCTTTATCTTCGTCGGTTGTTGAATTAATACTGATTATATCTGAGTAACTATATAACTAGCGAGCTTAAAGCGGATTTTTTCTTAGAATTTAGTGCAAAACGTTGTTTCTTACAATGTTTCATGGGCGAATCTTTACATCGACACTTTTCACATCTCTGGCGTTATCAAATTATATCTGGAATTACAGgaaattactttttaaatttaatatttgtctAAATTTTAGGTAAGTATAGTAATCTGTCCACGACATTTATGCCCATCACAGACGGAGCGACaatataccaaaagatatctGAAACTCCCTGGCTAATCTAAAACCTATAATCCCAAGAATTTCCGCAGTCCTaccttttaataaaattaactgtTGAGATGATTAGTACGATTTCCTAACGTTTTCCTTTGGGTTCGTAAAGGTGGTGGTGTAAccatttgaaacttatcatttGAAAATCTCAAGTCTTGTTGAACCACTTCACGGAAATTAAAGGCTTACACCTTCTTTTAGAATATGGCCTCCATTTAATGT harbors:
- the LOC133521961 gene encoding uncharacterized protein LOC133521961 isoform X2, whose amino-acid sequence is MPDMRAKKIMTTWMPQQKCLVVNLDKMAGLCERRSWEDEEVYQQEEGCQGSRQLEEDSGGGQDPQRVVAPSVVTAGYHGSNILERFNWNYLKSVFDTIYGILAILQANCTTFGRRYFRKH
- the LOC133521961 gene encoding uncharacterized protein LOC133521961 isoform X4; amino-acid sequence: MPDMRAKKIMTTWMPQQKCLVVNLDKMAGLCERRSWEDEEVYQQEEGCQGSRQLEEDSGGGQDPQRVVAPSVVTAGYHGSNILDRSSRLRRTLQLELLEEYHIWEEIF
- the LOC133521961 gene encoding uncharacterized protein LOC133521961 isoform X3; the protein is MPDMRAKKIMTTWMPQQKCLVVNLDKMAGLCERRSWEDEEVYQQEEGCQGSRQLEEDSGGGQDPQRVVAPSVVTAGYHGSNILDRSSRLRRTLQLELLEETILHQNGCRSAYSDD